One genomic region from Nostoc sphaeroides encodes:
- a CDS encoding glycosyltransferase family 2 protein, producing MFSIYILTYNEELDIAACIESAMLSDDIIVVDSCSSDRTVEIARRYPIRVIQHAFESHGRQRTWMLESIPPKHEWVYILEADERMTPELFAECEKASQSVDYIGYYVAERVMFMNRWIRYSTQYPRYQMRLFCHGKVWFTDYGHTEREVCEGATSFLKETYPHYTCSKGLSRWIDKHNRYSTDEAQETLYQLEQGKVNWQDLFFGKSEVEKRRALKDLSLRLPARPLLRFVYMYFILGGCLDGRAGIAWCTLQAFYEYLILLKVWEMKYLPKPNLEATAILTQEITQQNSETTQADVA from the coding sequence ATGTTCTCAATTTACATACTGACATATAACGAAGAGTTAGATATTGCTGCTTGTATCGAATCGGCGATGCTATCGGATGACATCATTGTTGTGGATTCATGCAGTAGCGATCGCACTGTGGAAATCGCCAGGCGCTATCCCATCCGCGTCATCCAACACGCTTTTGAAAGCCACGGCCGCCAACGCACCTGGATGTTAGAGTCTATCCCGCCGAAGCACGAATGGGTTTACATTCTCGAAGCTGACGAGCGGATGACACCAGAACTGTTCGCTGAATGCGAAAAGGCAAGTCAGAGTGTTGACTACATCGGTTACTACGTGGCTGAACGTGTCATGTTCATGAATCGTTGGATTCGCTACAGCACACAGTATCCCCGTTACCAAATGCGCCTCTTTTGCCACGGTAAGGTATGGTTTACAGATTATGGTCATACTGAACGGGAAGTTTGTGAGGGTGCAACTAGCTTTTTAAAAGAGACATACCCACATTACACTTGTAGCAAAGGTTTGAGCCGATGGATTGACAAGCATAACCGTTATTCTACAGACGAAGCTCAAGAAACGCTATATCAACTAGAACAGGGAAAGGTCAACTGGCAAGATTTATTCTTTGGCAAATCGGAAGTCGAAAAACGCCGCGCCTTGAAAGATTTGTCTTTGCGTTTACCCGCCAGACCGTTGCTACGCTTTGTATATATGTATTTTATCTTAGGCGGCTGTTTAGATGGACGCGCCGGAATTGCTTGGTGTACATTGCAGGCATTCTACGAATATCTGATTTTGCTCAAAGTCTGGGAAATGAAGTATTTACCAAAACCTAATTTAGAGGCAACAGCAATTCTGACACAGGAGATTACACAACAGAATTCTGAAACGACACAGGCTGATGTGGCGTAA
- a CDS encoding iron-containing redox enzyme family protein, producing the protein MAQIMAEELGNGRFKKTHLQLWDNFLTSIGIEPQIFSDSLHPENFNLLAELKQLTLNKPIGYVIGLCGMGGECLCQIYLTAMYKYITLNPYIQSNKETIDWEFWNIHIGEEDIRHRVMVKNAINEIIQAEPSHLPDLAAGYQKAKSNWDEFWGNNYKLAERVKLTAVQ; encoded by the coding sequence ATGGCTCAAATTATGGCTGAGGAATTAGGAAATGGTCGGTTTAAAAAGACTCATCTACAACTCTGGGATAATTTTCTCACCAGTATTGGAATAGAACCCCAAATTTTTTCAGATTCTCTTCATCCAGAAAATTTTAATTTGCTAGCAGAACTAAAACAGCTAACCTTAAACAAGCCAATAGGTTACGTCATTGGGCTGTGTGGCATGGGTGGCGAGTGTTTGTGTCAGATTTATTTAACTGCTATGTATAAATACATAACTCTCAATCCTTATATTCAGAGCAATAAAGAAACTATAGATTGGGAATTTTGGAATATTCATATTGGTGAAGAAGATATCCGTCACCGTGTCATGGTGAAGAATGCCATCAATGAAATTATCCAAGCTGAACCGAGTCATTTACCAGATTTAGCTGCTGGTTATCAAAAAGCTAAATCAAATTGGGATGAATTCTGGGGAAATAACTACAAATTGGCTGAGAGGGTGAAATTAACAGCAGTGCAATAA
- the ftsY gene encoding signal recognition particle-docking protein FtsY — protein sequence MVFNWFRRKYNDSSDTPSDNKQEETPPAQEPQPEPAETSRPTTETAPDTTTDLLAFAKAAYKNIQQKQQAEVVETPANSADASVASAQPEPAETAIAEITEPEAIEEPVSTKVETAQPEVIQAATEEESTEDSSVAAIADQDVTSPELTINEAEPTPTEPVATPEATQPTALSFLERAAAERQAKLEQLMATAIEVPEPEVVQPVAATSETGEEIPGLVFDDGFVWSAKVLAAQGRSPEDVSIEEITWLKKLRQGLDKTRRSILNQLKAIVGQGPLNQAAVTEIEALLLQADVGVEATDFIINALQTKLREEVTAPEEAIAYLKKILRDMLDAPSKASQKTTFTPEKETLNIWLITGVNGAGKTTTIGKIAHLGQKSGYKCLIGAADTFRAAAVEQVKVWGSRSGVEVISNPGKNTDPAAVVFDAIAAAQARQTELLLVDTAGRLQNKKNLMDELSKIRRIIDKKAPNAKVESLLVLDATLGQNGLRQAEVFSQAAQLSGVVLTKLDGTAKGGVALAVVQQLGLPIRFIGAGEGIEDLRPFSSYEFVEALLSG from the coding sequence ATGGTTTTTAATTGGTTCCGTCGTAAATATAACGATTCCTCTGACACTCCCTCTGATAATAAACAGGAAGAAACTCCTCCTGCACAAGAACCTCAGCCAGAGCCAGCCGAAACGTCAAGACCAACTACTGAAACTGCTCCAGACACAACGACAGACTTGTTAGCGTTTGCTAAAGCTGCTTACAAAAATATTCAGCAAAAACAACAAGCCGAGGTAGTAGAAACCCCGGCTAATTCAGCAGATGCCTCAGTAGCATCAGCACAACCTGAACCCGCAGAAACGGCAATTGCGGAAATTACCGAACCAGAAGCAATTGAGGAACCTGTTAGTACAAAGGTAGAAACAGCACAGCCAGAAGTTATCCAAGCTGCTACTGAGGAAGAAAGTACAGAAGATTCCTCAGTAGCAGCAATTGCTGATCAAGATGTCACAAGCCCAGAACTCACAATAAATGAAGCTGAACCAACGCCCACCGAACCAGTAGCTACGCCAGAGGCAACACAGCCAACAGCACTATCCTTCTTAGAACGGGCGGCGGCAGAACGGCAAGCCAAGCTGGAACAACTAATGGCCACGGCCATTGAAGTTCCAGAACCAGAGGTAGTACAGCCAGTAGCTGCAACTTCAGAGACAGGAGAAGAAATTCCCGGACTGGTATTTGATGATGGGTTTGTCTGGTCGGCAAAAGTTTTAGCAGCTCAAGGTAGAAGTCCAGAAGACGTTTCTATTGAAGAAATTACCTGGCTGAAAAAGCTCCGGCAAGGGTTAGATAAAACTCGTCGTAGCATTCTTAACCAACTGAAGGCGATCGTTGGTCAAGGGCCGCTAAATCAAGCTGCTGTGACAGAAATTGAGGCATTGCTCCTGCAAGCTGATGTGGGTGTAGAAGCGACAGACTTTATTATCAATGCCCTACAGACAAAACTTCGAGAAGAAGTTACTGCACCTGAAGAAGCGATCGCTTACTTGAAAAAAATTCTCCGGGATATGCTGGATGCGCCAAGCAAAGCATCCCAGAAAACTACCTTTACCCCAGAAAAAGAAACCTTGAATATCTGGTTAATCACTGGGGTGAATGGTGCCGGTAAAACCACCACCATCGGCAAAATTGCCCACCTGGGACAAAAATCTGGTTATAAATGCCTGATTGGGGCAGCAGACACCTTCCGCGCCGCCGCCGTAGAACAGGTGAAGGTTTGGGGTAGTAGAAGCGGTGTGGAGGTAATTTCCAATCCGGGAAAAAATACAGATCCGGCAGCAGTTGTATTTGATGCGATCGCAGCCGCTCAAGCGCGTCAAACCGAATTACTTCTGGTTGATACAGCTGGGCGACTGCAAAACAAGAAAAATTTAATGGACGAACTTAGCAAAATTCGGCGAATTATCGACAAAAAAGCCCCAAATGCCAAAGTAGAATCTCTTTTGGTTCTAGATGCCACTTTAGGACAAAATGGACTACGGCAAGCCGAAGTTTTCTCCCAAGCTGCCCAATTAAGTGGCGTTGTCTTAACTAAGCTCGATGGTACAGCCAAAGGCGGCGTTGCCCTTGCCGTTGTACAACAGCTAGGTTTACCCATTCGCTTTATTGGTGCTGGCGAAGGAATTGAAGACCTGCGCCCCTTTTCTAGCTATGAATTTGTCGAAGCTCTCTTGAGCGGCTAA
- a CDS encoding DUF502 domain-containing protein — MNTNNKSSSSLKQENRGLVIDRLKQDLKNDLIAGLLVVIPLATTIWLTITIATWVINFLTQIPKQLNPFDGLNPVLVNLLNLLVGSAVPLLSILLMGLMARNIAGRWLLDFGERLLQAIPLAGQVYKTLKQLLETILKDSNGKFRRVILVEYPRRGIWAIAFVTGAISSDIQAQMPRPVLSVFIPTTPNPTTGWYAVVPEDEVVNLSMSIEDAFKIVVSGGIVAPNTPLVLPKESTLEVKHNEIKQQVIPVEES, encoded by the coding sequence ATGAATACCAATAACAAAAGTTCCTCTAGCTTAAAACAGGAGAATCGGGGCTTGGTAATCGATCGCCTAAAACAGGACTTAAAAAACGACCTGATCGCTGGTTTGTTGGTAGTAATTCCCCTAGCAACTACTATCTGGCTAACGATTACCATTGCTACTTGGGTAATCAACTTCCTCACCCAAATTCCCAAACAACTGAATCCCTTTGATGGGTTAAACCCAGTTCTAGTAAATTTACTTAATTTATTGGTAGGTTCCGCTGTACCGCTACTAAGTATTTTATTGATGGGCTTGATGGCTCGCAATATTGCTGGGCGGTGGTTGTTAGATTTTGGCGAACGATTATTACAGGCAATTCCTTTAGCAGGACAGGTATACAAAACCCTCAAGCAGCTTTTAGAAACAATACTAAAAGATTCTAATGGCAAGTTTCGCCGGGTAATTTTGGTAGAGTATCCCCGCCGAGGAATTTGGGCGATCGCTTTTGTTACTGGTGCAATCAGTAGTGATATCCAAGCCCAGATGCCTCGCCCTGTGCTAAGTGTTTTTATACCCACTACGCCCAATCCGACTACCGGATGGTACGCAGTAGTTCCTGAAGATGAGGTGGTAAACCTCTCCATGTCCATTGAAGACGCCTTTAAAATAGTTGTATCAGGTGGCATTGTCGCCCCCAATACGCCCTTGGTTTTACCCAAAGAGTCCACACTGGAAGTGAAACACAACGAAATCAAGCAGCAGGTTATTCCTGTTGAAGAAAGTTAA
- the nusB gene encoding transcription antitermination factor NusB — protein MQPRKPQQIARELALLSLSQLPVNPKKLDKLEDDQLVSKLLLGAVRTLTSEVQDTLDNAAGELQRSNDRLLSSQTRASDLNSARTMLQEAIACTQTAINQLGTAVDFPVLIQLANQDKGVRNYAKELVITVNENRQIIDELLSTALVDWQVTRLAQIDRDILQIAVAEMKFLGVPDSIAINEAVELAKRYSGDDGHRFINGVLRRVTEQKKTA, from the coding sequence ATGCAACCTCGGAAACCCCAGCAAATTGCTCGTGAATTGGCGCTTTTAAGCCTTAGCCAATTGCCAGTCAACCCAAAAAAATTAGATAAGTTGGAAGACGATCAACTAGTATCCAAATTGCTGCTAGGAGCAGTACGCACTTTGACCTCAGAAGTGCAAGATACCCTCGATAATGCCGCAGGTGAACTGCAACGCAGTAACGATCGCCTCTTAAGTAGCCAAACTCGGGCCTCCGATCTCAATAGTGCCAGAACAATGCTGCAAGAAGCGATCGCCTGCACCCAGACAGCAATCAATCAGTTGGGTACGGCAGTTGATTTTCCAGTATTAATTCAGTTAGCTAATCAGGACAAGGGAGTACGGAATTACGCTAAAGAGCTTGTGATTACCGTCAACGAAAATCGACAGATTATAGATGAACTCCTTTCTACTGCCTTAGTAGATTGGCAAGTAACTCGCCTCGCCCAAATAGACCGCGATATCTTGCAAATCGCTGTGGCTGAAATGAAGTTTTTAGGAGTTCCAGACAGTATCGCCATCAACGAAGCTGTGGAACTAGCCAAACGCTACAGTGGAGACGATGGTCATCGGTTTATTAACGGTGTTTTGCGCCGAGTCACTGAGCAGAAAAAAACAGCATAG
- a CDS encoding PP2C family protein-serine/threonine phosphatase: protein MPVSQLPSQPTDNNSSAATDVTPVVALKELVARLHREQNKIQDLLSSLGFALRSFNNLNQFLELIPLMATRVTDADGSALFLYKPNGQVRLEQLHWQDSGQRKNIRKALEIASSQITLLPNAAPLANATGILDDQMHRYLGPDVQIFGTAILVKHTERGWLYVLSRDPEYSWTETRQKLVRLVADQTAVAIENDELAVELRKKERLDQELEIGAEIQRRLLPRQCPTIPGAVLAARCKPANRVGGDYYDFIATNHNKIQPKTKDSTETSRWGLVIGDVMGKGVPAGLIMTMMRGMLRGEVLHGNSPARILQNLNRVMYADLENSHRFVTLFYSEYNPHSRILSYSNAAHNPPLWWHAATKTVSRLDTLGMLIGLDANSQYEDAQAQLEPGDTIIYYTDGLTDAAAASGDRFDEDNFVAGFNTACKYCNGPEEIVDYLFDQVEQFIGADKQNTDDMTLVVMQIL from the coding sequence GTGCCTGTGTCTCAACTGCCCTCTCAACCCACTGACAACAATAGTAGTGCCGCGACAGATGTCACACCAGTCGTAGCACTCAAAGAACTCGTAGCAAGGTTGCACCGGGAACAGAACAAAATTCAAGATTTGCTAAGTTCTTTAGGATTTGCTCTGAGAAGTTTCAATAATTTGAATCAGTTTTTGGAACTGATCCCACTGATGGCAACAAGAGTGACAGATGCAGACGGCAGCGCCCTGTTTCTCTACAAACCTAATGGTCAAGTAAGATTAGAGCAGTTACATTGGCAAGATAGTGGCCAGCGAAAAAATATCCGCAAAGCGCTAGAAATAGCCAGCAGTCAAATCACACTTCTACCCAATGCTGCCCCTCTAGCAAATGCCACGGGGATTTTGGATGACCAGATGCATCGCTATTTGGGGCCAGATGTGCAAATCTTTGGTACGGCGATTCTGGTGAAGCATACAGAACGGGGATGGCTCTATGTTTTGAGCCGCGATCCAGAATATAGTTGGACAGAAACGAGGCAAAAATTAGTTAGGTTAGTAGCAGACCAAACAGCCGTTGCGATCGAAAACGATGAACTAGCTGTAGAACTAAGAAAAAAAGAACGCCTAGATCAAGAGCTAGAAATTGGCGCAGAAATTCAACGGCGACTTCTGCCACGTCAATGTCCCACAATCCCTGGTGCAGTCCTAGCGGCACGCTGTAAACCTGCCAATCGTGTCGGCGGAGACTACTACGACTTTATTGCTACCAATCACAATAAGATTCAGCCCAAGACCAAAGATAGCACGGAAACTAGTCGCTGGGGTTTAGTTATTGGAGATGTTATGGGCAAAGGTGTCCCTGCTGGGCTGATTATGACGATGATGCGGGGAATGTTACGGGGAGAAGTGCTACATGGTAATTCTCCTGCCAGAATTCTACAAAACTTAAATAGAGTTATGTATGCGGATTTGGAAAATTCCCACCGCTTTGTAACGCTATTTTATTCAGAATATAATCCCCACAGCCGAATTTTGTCTTATAGCAATGCGGCACATAATCCTCCTTTGTGGTGGCACGCAGCCACGAAAACTGTCAGCCGTTTAGATACTCTAGGGATGCTAATCGGTTTGGATGCTAACAGCCAATATGAAGATGCCCAGGCACAGTTAGAGCCTGGAGATACAATTATTTACTATACAGATGGCTTGACCGATGCCGCAGCTGCTAGTGGCGATCGCTTCGATGAAGATAACTTTGTCGCTGGCTTCAATACGGCTTGCAAGTACTGCAATGGCCCAGAGGAAATTGTCGATTACCTATTTGACCAAGTTGAGCAATTCATTGGTGCTGATAAGCAAAACACTGATGATATGACACTAGTCGTTATGCAAATTTTATAG